The Candidatus Binatus sp. DNA segment GGCGAAGCGCTGTCCAGCACGCGAATCTGAACCTCGCCGCCCTGCACCCGGACCTTGGCCTCGCGCCGCTGGATCAGCATCGCGCCGGCCGTCCTGCGCCGGTCGCGCAATTTGAGCGCGCTCGCATGCAGGATTGCCAGCGTCCGTCCGGTTTCATCCGAACGATCGTTCGATTCGAGGATGCGATCGGTCTCGTCGTAGTCGAGTCTGCGCGAGATCCGGATTCGCGACGGATAGATCGACGAATCCAGCGGCGCGCCATCCGCCGATAACGTCACCTCGGTCGTCAGCACCGGCCGTTCTTCGCCCGCGATCAGGCTGGCCTTCTGGCTCGAAATCGCGTCAGGCAGCATCCTGATCGTCGCTTCCGGCAGATAGACCGTGGTCGCGCGCGATGCGGCCTCGTCATCCATCGCGCCACCCTTCTTCACGAAATCGGCGACCAGCGCGATATGCGTGCGCACTCGAATCGAGCCGTCCGCAAGCGTTTCGCAACTGAGCGCGTCATCGACTTCGACGGTATCGTCGTCGTCGATCGTGACGATGAAGCCCGTGTCCTTGACTTCGCGCGGAGCTGGCATCGCGGCTGACGCCTCGGCGATCGCGGCTTCGCTGAACTCGCTCTTGAGTCCCGCGATGAACGCGAAGCGTGGCGCCGGCGGCTCTGCGCCGAGCCGCTCGAGGATTTCGAATGCCGCCTCGGCCGGATCGACTTCCGGCGCTGCGTGCTTGAGCATCTCGGTGAGTTCGCGGCTCCGCGTAAACGGATTTTTGAGATATTGCGCAAGCTCCCGAATCAGCGCGGCGGCTTCGTCGGGCGGCGGCAACTCGGCGCCATTCAGGATGTCGCGCAGGTCTTTCTGAACTTTGCGATAGTCGTCGCTGCGAGCCCGCACGCGTTCCTGCTGCACGCTCAAGCGCTCGACCTGCTCGCCAGTGCGCGGCACGAAGTCCATGTGGCGCCGGATAAAGTAGATTCGATCGTTGAGCAGCGCCTCGAGCATCACCGACGACGCGAGCGTCGAGCGCCGGCCGAAAAAAAGCTCGGCCAGCTCGTCGGCAGAAAAGCTGCGGCCCTGCTCCTGCGCGACGTTCCACAAAAGCTGCAGATCCAGTTCCGACGCGAGCGCCGCCCGTTCCTCCGCGATCGCGGCGAGCACGGCGGCGACGTTATCGCGATCGGCGCGCGCCTCCGGATGGCGCATCAGCACCAGATCGCGCGCGACCATCTTCTCGCGGCCGGCCGAATCGATCACCGCCAGATGGCGGTCCTGTTCGCGAACGACCAGCCCAGCCTTCAGGCGGCCCTGATCGAGGTACTCCACGATGATGCCGGCGGATTTGATCGGTGATGGCACGTGGATTCATTTTGACGACCGGCGCGACCTAAGACTATATGGAAGGGCGAAACGATGGCTTCGAATCGGATTCAACTCGAACTGCCCGACGAGCTATACGCACAGCTCGTGCGCGTCGGCGAGTCGATGGGCATTTCCAATCCCGGCGAAACCGCGACTGTGGGGCTTGCGCAATGGCTCGCGCAGCGAATCGCGAAACTCGACGACAAGGATCCGAGCCAAAAATATCTCGTGAACGAGGCGCTTGATGAACTTCTTGAAAAGCATAAGTAGAAACCCCTTTCTCCTGGCCGCCGCAATCGCGATCGCGATGCTGCTGGCAGGATTGCCGATCGTGCGCAGCCCCCTCGCCAACGCGGCCGGCAAGGGCCTCGACGTCGAAGTGCCTTACGAGATCAACGCGCTCAAAACGCCCGGCATCACCGCGCCCTACTATCTGCAGGAGAAGGACGACAACATCCTGGTTTCGGATCAGGCCGGCGGCATATTTTCGGTTACCTTCGGCGGCAAGGTGACGGAAGTCGCCGGCAAGGCGAAGATCAAGAGCCCGGCGGGCCTCGCCGTCGGACCTGCCGGCTTCGGTACCTACGCGGGACAGATTTTCGTCCTCGCATCGACCGGTGACGACAAGGCGCCGTGCGAAGTCGAGCGGATCGACAAGTCCGGCGCTGTCAGCAGCTTCGCGAAACTGCCCGATGCGGGCGCGCCCGCCAGCGGATGCCGCGATCTCGAATTCGGTGCGGCTGGCGGTCCCTTCGCCGGCAAACTCTACGCCGCGACCAGCGGTAACACGTCGATCTATGCGATCGATTCATCGGGCAAGGCGACCGTGTTCGGCACTTACGACAAACCCGTCCAGTTCGACCTGACGACGATTCGATTTGCACCCGCCACCGACTCCAAGGCCGCGAATCAAATGCTCATTGGAATGCGCGCGACAATGGCAGGTGCGTCGAAAGTCGGACGCATCGCTATCGTCGCGCCCGACGGCAAGATGAAAGACGATGTCTATCTGGTCGGTTTCATCCGGCCGACCGGTTTTGCGTGGTCGCCGTCGAACTTTGGATCTTATGGCGGCGATTTGTTTATCGCGGACACTGGCAAGTTGGTTGCCGAAAGCGACAATCGCGACGGCGGCGTCTATCGCGTGGACAAGGGCCTCGCGCGGCCGTACGCGGCCGGCCTGATGGATCCGACCGATCTGAAATTCTTCGGCAAGAAAATCGTCATCTGCGATCCCGCCGAAAAGGGCAAGGGGCAGGGCGCGATCGTGATCATTTCTTCGCTGCTGTAAGGATTCTTTCGACTCGAAACTACGACGGCAGGCCGCGCCGATGCGGGCCTGCCATTTCCAATTGCGGATTTCAGTTCAGCGCAGATTCGATCGAATCGATCAGCGCCACGGCTCGCGGATAACTTCGGTGTCGCCGGTCTCGCGATCGACCAGCAGCAGCTCGACCTGATTGTAACTTCCCTTCGGAAAGAACACGTAACCGCTCGCGGTGAAGTTGTGCCGCACTTCCTCGGGACGGAGCGCGAGCGCCTCGATTTGCTGATTAGCCTGCTGATCCGCTTTCCATTGCCCGCTCTGCGCTCCCTGGAACATCCCACGACCGGCGCCGATCGCCGTGCCGACGATCGCGCCTTGCCCGACCGCGCCAAACGCCGAACCCACCGCGGCGCCAAGACCCGCGCCGACCGCGCCCGCGGCGGCTCCGCTTAGCGCGGCGCTGGCGAGCGCACCCTTTAATTCATTGGCGCTGCCGGCCTGCCGCGCCGCCTCGCCCGGCGGCAGTGGCGCGATACGCGCGCCCGATTCATTGAGCGCGAATACCTGGCTCGGCACGATCGCGCGAACCGCGTCAGTGCCGTTCGCGATCGACACGTGCACCGGCGTCACGTCGCCCACGTTGGGCGCGGCCTGAATGCTGACCGACAACTGCCCCGGCTGCGGAGTTGCAACGACATTTGACGTATGCGCAATCGGCGCGGGCGCGACGGCGCATCCGGCGGCAAAAATCGCGGCGGCCAGAATGGTGAACCTGCCTCGGCGAGGCCCGGTGATGGCGATGCGGCGCTGGATGCGGGTCTTCATGGCATCACGATCATATTGCAGATTCG contains these protein-coding regions:
- a CDS encoding ribonuclease catalytic domain-containing protein, encoding MPSPIKSAGIIVEYLDQGRLKAGLVVREQDRHLAVIDSAGREKMVARDLVLMRHPEARADRDNVAAVLAAIAEERAALASELDLQLLWNVAQEQGRSFSADELAELFFGRRSTLASSVMLEALLNDRIYFIRRHMDFVPRTGEQVERLSVQQERVRARSDDYRKVQKDLRDILNGAELPPPDEAAALIRELAQYLKNPFTRSRELTEMLKHAAPEVDPAEAAFEILERLGAEPPAPRFAFIAGLKSEFSEAAIAEASAAMPAPREVKDTGFIVTIDDDDTVEVDDALSCETLADGSIRVRTHIALVADFVKKGGAMDDEAASRATTVYLPEATIRMLPDAISSQKASLIAGEERPVLTTEVTLSADGAPLDSSIYPSRIRISRRLDYDETDRILESNDRSDETGRTLAILHASALKLRDRRRTAGAMLIQRREAKVRVQGGEVQIRVLDSASPGRTLVAEFMVLSNFVAARYAAMNRIPIIYRVQPQTAGDFASQRPHLSLHPAYHAGIGLDFYAQLSSPIRRYADLVLQRQLLSALSEARSSMYSEEELMAVLAGAESSEATGRELERRAKRYWILRYLERHARETLLPAYAFREGQSAELIDFIVRGTLHGAPNLAEQMPILVRVSRVDPLRGWLAFDYAGLAERIADAKPGRIG